In Granulicella mallensis MP5ACTX8, the sequence CTCACTTGTGCGATGCTCTCCTGGCTGAAGGCAACGACGTGCTGGGTGTCGATAACCTGTGCACCGGCAACCCCGCGAACCTGGAGCACCTTGCAGGCGAGACTCGTTTTCGCTTTGAAGAACTGGATATCTGCAAGCCTTTCGACCTGGGGCGAGTTGATTTTGTGTTCAACTTCGCCTCACCGGCCTCTCCCGTGGACTATATGCGGTTGGGGATCGAGACACTGCTGGTGGGTTCGGCCGGTACGCTGAACACACTGGAACTTGCGAAGAAGTATGGCGCGGGCTATCTGCATGCGTCGACATCAGAGTGCTACGGCGACCCCGAGGTGCATCCCCAGGTGGAAAGCTACTGGGGGAACGTGAACCCTATCGGACCGCGTTCGGTGTATGACGAGGCCAAGCGCTTCTCCGAGGCTGCGGTGGCGGCGTATCACCGCTATCACGGCGTGAATACGCACCTGGTACGCATCTTCAATACCTATGGGCCGCGCCTGCAGGCGAATGATGGGCGTGTCATCTCCAACCTGATGATGCAGGCGCTGCGTGGTGAGGCCCTGACGATCTATGGAGATGGTTCGCAGACACGCAGCTTCTGCTACTGCTCGGACCTTATCGAAGGCATCGTGCGGCTGGCGAAGTCGGACGAACACCTGCCGACGAACATTGGTAATCCCGTGGAGTGGACGATCCTGGAGTGCGCGAAGGAGATCCAGGCCTTAGTGGGTTCGCACTGCGAGATCGCGTTTCAGCCCTTGCCGCAGGACGATCCAAAGCAGCGCAAGCCGGATATCACGAAGGCGAGGACGCTGCTGGGATGGGAGCCCAAGGTGCCGCTTCGCGAGGGTCTGGCGAAGTCACTGGATTACTTCAAGGCGTGTGTGGAGCGGGAGAAGCAATAGAGCGCAGCGAGCGAACCTGCTTCCTCCCGTTTTTAACTCGTGCTGGTACGAGCT encodes:
- a CDS encoding UDP-glucuronic acid decarboxylase family protein, coding for MASQTILVTGAAGFLGSHLCDALLAEGNDVLGVDNLCTGNPANLEHLAGETRFRFEELDICKPFDLGRVDFVFNFASPASPVDYMRLGIETLLVGSAGTLNTLELAKKYGAGYLHASTSECYGDPEVHPQVESYWGNVNPIGPRSVYDEAKRFSEAAVAAYHRYHGVNTHLVRIFNTYGPRLQANDGRVISNLMMQALRGEALTIYGDGSQTRSFCYCSDLIEGIVRLAKSDEHLPTNIGNPVEWTILECAKEIQALVGSHCEIAFQPLPQDDPKQRKPDITKARTLLGWEPKVPLREGLAKSLDYFKACVEREKQ